CTCAGTGACAACTCACCGAAACTGACGAGTTACCAGGCGCTCGTCAACTCCAGCAATCCGTCGGCGAGCGTTCCACGCCACCAAGCGTCGTCGTGTCCGCCATTGAACTCGCGGCAGGTGATCTCATAGCCCTTTCCTCGCGCGAGGTCGTAGAAGTGGCGGTTGGCGAACGTCTGGAGGTGCTGGGCGATGGGTGGTCCTAACTCTTGCGAACCGACTTCCTGATAGATGCGAATTGGCACAACTGGCGATTCGCTGAATTCGGTGATGATGAGCGGCGATGGCGGGATGGCGCCGACGACACCGCTGTGGCCCGTGTGTGAGAACGATTGCATCCCTTCGAGTAGGCTTGGGTGATACCAGCACGAAGCGGACTGCATGAGGACGTTGGCGAAGACATCCGGGTGCTTCAGCGCCGTATAGGCGGAACAGAGCCCGCCGAAGCTCCGCCCGGTGATGATGGCTCGGTTCGGATCTGCCGTCAGGTTGAACGTTTCGCGCGCCCACGGCATCAGCTCTTCTACCATCGCCCGTGAGAATTCCGGATTCCCAGGTAGCTCCACATTGCGAAGGTCGAGTTGGTGGACGAGAATCGCGGCGAGCGGTGGGATCTTTCCAGCGGCGATCAGGTTGTCCAAAACGATGTGCGAGCTGTGGTGTCGTTCACCATCAAAGATCAGGACAAAGCCAACGGGCTCGGACTCGGCAGTGTGTCCAGCTGGCTGATACACCCAGACGCGTCGTTCATTGCCAAGGATGTCGCTCGCGAACGTGTGCTCGCTGACGGCGCCGGTCGGAATGCCAGCTTGCGGCTCAAGCCACGGCAGCGGCTGCGCGTCTGGCAGCGCAAGCACCGAATCGAGCTTAAGTTCAGCGGACGACTCGACGTCCTGCCAGTCGTCCGATTGGCGCGTCTTGCAGAGTGGATCGGGTGTCACCGGCTGGAAGCGCAGGTCGCCGACCATCCCTCCGGGAGGCACGACGGTGAATCCGTAGGTCATGCGAATTGTCGAAGCGATTCGCCACGTGAGATACCAGACGTCCGTGTCGGCCAGCTTGCGGAGCTTGCGCTTGTCCTGCGGCAGGTTGGTGCAAACTTCGCGCAACAGCACATCGTCGGTCGGACCGGTCTCGCGCCAGACAAATGTCACAAGGCATTGCGACGGGTCGTTGTCGTCAATGTCGACAATCGGCGTGCCTTCGCGCTCCAGTTCATCCCAGAACGTTGCCAACGCGCCCGCTTCGCCGTTAGCAATTGCGGTTGCGAGCTGTTCGATACGGGCACATGTGTACTTCATATCATCAGGTTGCTCATTCTCAGCCACGTGAGCTCCGTCTTCGTCTACCTGGT
The Thermomicrobiales bacterium genome window above contains:
- a CDS encoding alpha/beta hydrolase-fold protein is translated as MAENEQPDDMKYTCARIEQLATAIANGEAGALATFWDELEREGTPIVDIDDNDPSQCLVTFVWRETGPTDDVLLREVCTNLPQDKRKLRKLADTDVWYLTWRIASTIRMTYGFTVVPPGGMVGDLRFQPVTPDPLCKTRQSDDWQDVESSAELKLDSVLALPDAQPLPWLEPQAGIPTGAVSEHTFASDILGNERRVWVYQPAGHTAESEPVGFVLIFDGERHHSSHIVLDNLIAAGKIPPLAAILVHQLDLRNVELPGNPEFSRAMVEELMPWARETFNLTADPNRAIITGRSFGGLCSAYTALKHPDVFANVLMQSASCWYHPSLLEGMQSFSHTGHSGVVGAIPPSPLIITEFSESPVVPIRIYQEVGSQELGPPIAQHLQTFANRHFYDLARGKGYEITCREFNGGHDDAWWRGTLADGLLELTSAW